In Sphingobacterium zeae, one genomic interval encodes:
- a CDS encoding restriction endonuclease subunit S, translating to MTKDNEHKNIPELRFPEFKDDGEWEEKKLGEVADIITGNTPSTKEPVNYNGTKLFVSPADIGGNRYLEHTKTTLSDLGFAKTRPIKANSVLFVCIGSTIGKIAQNRFECATNQQINSLIPYEGYSSDFLYSLLEINSSKIASKAGNHAVPIINKTSFSTLKMIFPPSPEEQNKIANCLSSLDEVITANTEKLEILKGHKKGLMQTLFPQLGEQVPKYRFPEFKEDAEWTETRLGSIGEPLMCKRILKEQTTSYSKGGVPFYKIGTFGKDADSFIPFKLYEEFKSKYSFPKVGDILISASGTIGRLVVYDGLPAYFQDSNIIWLGNKEELILNSFLYHCYSTLKWQTSDGGIIRRLYNSDLKNMKLKYPRLKHEQQKIADTLSSLDDLITVQSEKIEQLKAHKKGIMQKLFPAINE from the coding sequence ATGACTAAAGATAACGAACATAAAAATATACCCGAACTACGCTTTCCGGAATTTAAAGATGATGGGGAGTGGGAGGAGAAGAAGCTAGGTGAAGTTGCTGATATAATAACGGGTAATACCCCAAGTACAAAAGAGCCAGTAAACTACAACGGTACTAAATTATTTGTATCACCGGCTGATATTGGTGGTAATAGATATCTTGAACACACCAAGACTACTTTAAGCGATTTAGGATTTGCAAAAACAAGACCAATCAAAGCAAATAGCGTTTTATTTGTTTGTATTGGCTCAACAATTGGGAAAATTGCTCAAAATAGGTTTGAGTGTGCTACTAATCAACAAATCAATTCGTTAATTCCTTATGAAGGATATTCAAGTGATTTTTTATATTCATTGCTTGAAATTAATTCGTCAAAAATTGCATCAAAAGCAGGAAATCATGCAGTTCCAATAATTAACAAAACATCATTTTCTACCTTAAAGATGATTTTTCCGCCTAGTCCAGAAGAGCAGAACAAAATCGCTAACTGCCTATCTTCTTTGGATGAAGTAATAACGGCAAATACTGAGAAATTGGAAATACTCAAAGGTCATAAAAAAGGTTTGATGCAAACGCTCTTTCCACAACTAGGAGAGCAGGTTCCTAAGTATCGTTTCCCAGAGTTTAAAGAAGATGCTGAATGGACTGAGACGAGGCTAGGAAGCATTGGAGAACCTTTAATGTGCAAACGTATTCTAAAAGAACAGACTACAAGCTATTCTAAGGGAGGAGTTCCATTTTATAAAATCGGAACATTTGGTAAGGATGCTGATTCGTTTATTCCTTTTAAATTATACGAAGAATTTAAAAGTAAATATTCTTTTCCAAAAGTGGGAGATATTCTAATTTCTGCGTCGGGAACAATTGGGAGACTAGTAGTTTACGATGGTTTGCCAGCATATTTTCAAGATTCGAATATTATATGGTTAGGGAACAAAGAAGAACTAATACTTAATAGCTTTCTGTATCATTGCTATTCAACATTAAAATGGCAAACATCTGATGGAGGTATTATAAGAAGGTTGTACAATTCTGATCTTAAAAATATGAAGCTTAAATATCCTAGGTTAAAACATGAACAACAAAAAATCGCCGACACCCTTTCCTCACTTGACGATTTAATTACAGTACAATCTGAAAAAATCGAACAGTTAAAAGCTCATAAAAAAGGGATAATGCAGAAATTATTTCCAGCTATTAATGAATAG
- a CDS encoding PDDEXK nuclease domain-containing protein, with amino-acid sequence MELSNNEHNFYSEIRDLLTQARSQAYRAVNTIMVQTYWQIGKRIVEQEQQGHSRAGYGDFIVSGLSKYLSDALGKGFSEANLWNMRQFYQVFPEVDQFSTQRVENSQSVTQRVTNLSWTNIRLIMRIDDPTEREYYIKEATGQNWTSRVLERNIKSGYYRRLLSTQQAHTFSGLEKYNPADFIKDPYIAEFLDVPEDLTGKESILEKALISNLQKFLLELGKGFSFVERQMRISTETSHFYVDLVFYNYLLKCFVVIDLKTTKLSHGDIGQMDMYVRMFDALKRGEDDNPTIGIILCAEKDETIVKYSVLKENKQLFASKYKTVLPTEEELAEMIAVRNRKLIETREDND; translated from the coding sequence ATGGAACTTTCGAATAACGAACATAACTTCTATAGCGAAATCAGAGACTTGCTTACACAGGCACGGAGCCAAGCCTATCGTGCGGTCAATACCATTATGGTGCAGACCTATTGGCAGATTGGTAAGCGTATTGTGGAGCAAGAACAGCAAGGCCATAGCCGTGCAGGCTATGGCGATTTCATAGTGTCAGGTCTTTCTAAGTATTTGTCAGATGCATTAGGTAAAGGTTTTTCAGAAGCCAATTTGTGGAACATGAGGCAGTTCTACCAAGTGTTCCCTGAAGTTGACCAATTCTCTACGCAGCGCGTAGAGAATTCACAATCCGTTACGCAGCGCGTAACGAATCTTAGCTGGACAAATATCCGCCTAATTATGCGGATTGATGATCCAACGGAGCGAGAATATTATATCAAGGAGGCCACAGGGCAAAATTGGACTTCACGTGTGTTGGAACGGAATATCAAGAGCGGTTACTATCGTCGCTTACTTTCTACCCAGCAAGCGCATACGTTTTCTGGTCTGGAGAAATATAATCCAGCGGATTTTATTAAAGACCCCTATATTGCCGAGTTTCTGGACGTGCCCGAAGATCTGACAGGGAAAGAGTCTATTTTAGAAAAAGCTTTGATCAGCAATCTGCAGAAGTTTCTGCTTGAACTTGGAAAAGGATTTTCTTTTGTCGAACGTCAGATGCGTATCAGTACGGAGACTTCCCATTTTTATGTGGATCTGGTTTTCTACAACTATCTGCTCAAGTGTTTTGTGGTAATTGATCTGAAGACAACCAAGCTCAGCCATGGCGATATCGGTCAGATGGATATGTACGTCAGGATGTTTGATGCACTGAAACGTGGAGAGGACGATAATCCGACTATTGGTATTATACTTTGTGCAGAGAAGGATGAAACCATCGTCAAATATTCGGTTTTAAAAGAGAATAAGCAACTGTTTGCTTCCAAGTACAAAACGGTACTGCCTACCGAAGAGGAACTGGCAGAAATGATTGCTGTGCGCAACCGTAAACTGATTGAAACAAGAGAGGATAATGACTAA